From a single Nicotiana tomentosiformis chromosome 2, ASM39032v3, whole genome shotgun sequence genomic region:
- the LOC104100296 gene encoding probable ubiquitin-conjugating enzyme E2 23: MESGQDQDCGDYKCDPITAEECKILADVVAGREFVCGNEVVLGDVVASASNPKVQLGQVVSIREYVDLVRYGSGPIGNVPSIKLQRVRELQVGDYVLCGAYLGKIRRVLNDIRVRFDDDTVRTIKEANTYTLTPDSLNKEDSGLHYYYTGERVKTWKDHMFYPRIADKFGTIVAVTAGSVLVDWITSAGDPSVRQDPPSVREDPKKLKKFTCFSHLNWKIGDWCLVPSLPAVSSSLVSRKPDKRPWTLERMMDVMLKRNSHRLAEYLVKKRLLEKELRIFNVRTYVDVEWQDGKIERNLEPASLLPIENPGENDFFPEDYVKEKAADDVRRRIGVVKTVNAEEQTAIVRWLKPDTRLKDLIIEFEKEEVLSVYQLSAFGCGYGDFVVGLSPVSVPEKVGDTCYPWGNVTGLKDGNIEVTWVDGKKSMVGPYAVGVIDLDDDDESTAAEGSEVSDDESIENDNEAGDGEGGKGSKEKESVNASNTLFTS, from the exons ATGGAATCTGGCCAAGATCAAGATTGTGGTGACTACAAGTGCGATCCAATTACAGCAGAAGAATGTAAAATTCTTGCTGATGTTGTTGCTGGACGAGAATTTGTATGCGGTAATGAAGTTGTACTTGGCGATGTTGTCGCTTCAGCTTCTAACCCAAAAGTTCAATTAGGACAGGTGGTTTCTATAAGGGAATACGTTGATTTGGTAAGATATGGCAGCGGACCTATCGGAAACGTGCCATCGATTAAATTGCAAAGGGTGAGAGAACTTCAAGTTGGAGACTATGTGCTCTGTGGGGCTTACTTGGGTAAGATCAGGCGTGTTCTCAATGATATTCGTGTTCGATTTGACGATGACACTGTGAGAACAATTAAGGAGGCTAACACCTACACACTTACACCAGATAGTTTGAACAAGGAAGATAGTGGATTACACTACTATTATACAGGTGAGCGTGTAAAAACATGGAAAGATCATATGTTTTATCCAAGGATAGCTGATAAGTTTGGTACAATAGTTGCAGTTACTGCTGGCTCTGTTTTAGTCGATTGGATTACATCTGCTGGAGATCCATCTGTAAGACAAGACCCACCATCTGTACGAGAAGACCCAAAGAAGTTGAAAAAGTTCACTTGCTTCTCTCATTTAAACTGGAAAATAGGTGACTGGTGTCTTGTTCCTTCACTTCCTGCAGTATCATCATCGTTAGTTTCCAGAAAACCAGACAAACGGCCATGGACTTTAGAAAGGATGATGGATGTGATGCTTAAAAGGAACAGTCATAGATTAGCGGAATATCTAGTTAAGAAAAGGTTATTAGAAAAGGAACTTCGAATTTTTAATGTTAGAACTTATGTTGATGTTGAGTGGCAGGAtggaaaaatagaaagaaatttgGAACCTGCCTCCTTGCTGCCAATTGAAAACCCTGGAGAGAATGATTTTTTTCCTGAAGATTATGTGAAAGAGAAAGCTGCTGACGATGTTAGACGTCGTATTGGGGTTGTTAAAACTGTTAATGCGGAGGAACAAACAGCTATTGTCAGATGGTTGAAGCCAGACACAAGGTTAAAGGACCTCATCATAGAGTTTGAAAAAGAGGAGGTCTTAAGTGTATACCAACTGAGTGCGTTTGGCTGTGGCTACGGAGACTTTGTTGTTGGTTTGTCACCTGTTTCTGTACCAGAAAAAGTGGGTGATACTTGTTACCCTTGGGGGAATGTCACTGGACTCAAAGATGGTAACATCGAGGTCACATGGGTTGATGGGAAGAAATCCATG GTCGGACCTTATGCAGTTGGTGTTATTGatcttgatgatgatgatgagtcTACTGCAGCCGAAGGAAGTGAAGTTTCTGATGATGAATCAATTGAGAATGATAATGAGGCTGGTGACGGAGAGGGAGGGAAAGGTAGTAAAGAGAAAGAGAGTGTAAATGCTAGTAATACATTATTTACGTCATAG
- the LOC104100295 gene encoding pentatricopeptide repeat-containing protein At4g21300, whose product MLFQRRNICSIYRSISVADALSSKSTSHFIQDSIFHYTEEVLASKLAPILQSCTSLTENNIGSVIQKGKQIHAQVTVNGIDNLGILGTRILGMYVLCNRFTDAKNLFFQLQLCYASPWNWMIRGYTIMGCFNLAILLFFKMLVFGTNPDKYTFPYVVKACAGINSVKLGKWLHGMVQSLGFEDDVFVGSAFIKFYAENGCLADARLLFDKMSRRDSVLWNVMINGYAKDEQSVNDVVGLFREMRKSETKPNSVTYACVLSVCASETMVKFGCQLHGLVVRCGLEMDSPVANTLITMYSKFCSLFHARKLFDLVPQADRVTWNGMIGGYVQNGYMDEALELFHEMVATSVKPDSITFASLLPSVSISENLYQGKAIHGYIMRHDVSVDVFLKNAIIDMYFKCGNVEAARNIFNFSPAVDVVICTAMISGFVLNGMSFDALDVFRWLLIKKMRPNPVTLASTLPACANLAALRLGKELHGVIAKRGFQGILYVGSAVMDMYAKCGRLDLAQQVFRRMSERDVVCWNSMITSCCQNAEPELAIDFFHQMGADGAKYDCVSISSALSACANLPALHYGKEIHGFIMKSAFSSDVFVESALIDMYAKCGNLEVAWRVFDLMANKNEVSWNSIIAAYGNHGRLKDCLDLFHGMRKDGFQPDHVTFLAIISACGHSGRVEEGKYYFNCMTQEYGITPRMEHYACMVDLFGRAGLVEEAFGVIKSMPIAPDAGIWGTLLGACRLHGNTELAEMASEHLLGLDPQNSGYYILQANLHANAGKWDMVSKIRHMMKERGVQKLPGYSWTEVNNSTHIFGAADTSHPQSAQIYLLLDNLLMELQNEGYVPQINLQQQRKSVNSD is encoded by the coding sequence ATGTTGTTTCAAAGAAGGAATATCTGTTCAATCTATAGAAGCATTTCAGTCGCTGATGCACTTTCCTCGAAATCCACTTCCCATTTCATCCAAGACTCCATTTTTCACTACACAGAAGAGGTTTTAGCATCAAAACTTGCTCCAATTCTACAATCCTGCACTTCTCTTACAGAAAATAATATTGGCTCTGTTATTCAAAAAGGAAAGCAGATTCATGCCCAAGTCACTGTAAATGGAATCGACAACTTGGGTATTCTTGGTACAAGGATCTTGGGCATGTATGTTTTGTGTAACAGGTTTACTGATGCCAAGAACTTGTTTTTTCAGCTGCAGTTGTGTTATGCTTCCCCTTGGAATTGGATGATTAGAGGCTATACAATAATGGGTTGTTTTAATCTTGCAATCTTGTTGTTCTTTAAAATGTTGGTTTTTGGTACTAATCCTGATAAATACACTTTTCCTTATGTGGTTAAGGCTTGTGCTGGTATAAATTCTGTGAAATTAGGTAAATGGCTACATGGGATGGTACAAAGTTTAGGTTTTGAGGATGATGTGTTTGTGGGCAGTGCTTTTATTAAGTTCTACGCTGAGAATGGTTGTTTGGCCGATGCTCGTCTTTTGTTCGATAAAATGTCTCGAAGGGATAGTGTCTTGTGGAATGTGATGATTAATGGCTATGCTAAAGATGAGCAATCAGTGAATGATGTGGTTGGGTTATTTAGGGAGATGAGGAAAAGTGAAACTAAGCCTAATTCAGTAACATATGCTTGTGTTCTTTCGGTTTGCGCCTCGGAAACAATGGTTAAATTTGGTTGTCAGCTTCATGGGCTTGTTGTTAGGTGTGGGTTGGAAATGGATTCTCCAGTAGCCAATACGTTGATCACGATGTATTCTAAATTCTGTTCCTTGTTTCACGCACGAAAGTTGTTCGATTTAGTGCCACAAGCAGACCGCGTGACTTGGAATGGGATGATTGGAGGGTACGTGCAAAATGGGTATATGGATGAGGCACTGGAATTATTTCATGAAATGGTAGCTACCAGTGTCAAACCAGACTCTATCACCTTTGCCAGTTTGCTCCCCTCAGTTTCAATTTCAGAAAATCTATACCAGGGGAAGGCAATTCATGGTTACATCATGAGACATGATGTATCTGTGGATGTTTTCTTAAAGAATGCGATAATTGATATGTACTTCAAATGTGGGAATGTTGAGGCAGCACGCAACATATTTAACTTCAGCCCTGCGGTGGATGTTGTTATATGCACTGCTATGATTTCAGGATTTGTTCTTAATGGCATGAGTTTTGATGCCCTGGATGTTTTCCGATGGTTACTTATTAAGAAAATGAGGCCCAATCCTGTTACTCTAGCAAGTACTTTACCAGCTTGTGCTAATTTGGCTGCTCTGAGATTAGGTAAGGAACTGCATGGTGTCATTGCTAAACGTGGTTTTCAAGGAATACTTTATGTGGGAAGTGCAGTGATGGACATGTATGCAAAGTGTGGAAGATTGGATCTTGCTCAACAAGTATTCAGAAGGATGTCTGAAAGAGATGTTGTTTGTTGGAACTCAATGATCACAAGCTGTTGCCAGAACGCTGAGCCGGAATTGGCCATTGACTTTTTCCACCAAATGGGTGCAGATGGAGCCAAATATGATTGTGTCAGCATATCCAGTGCTCTTTCTGCATGTGCAAATTTGCCAGCTCTCCATTATGGGAAAGAGATCCATGGCTTCATTATGAAAAGTGCATTTAGCTCTGATGTTTTTGTGGAAAGTGCATTAATAGATATGTATGCTAAATGTGGGAACTTAGAGGTAGCTTGGCGTGTTTTTGACTTGATGGCGAACAAGAATGAAGTATCATGGAATAGTATTATTGCAGCTTATGGAAATCATGGCCGACTTAAGGACTGTCTGGATTTGTTTCATGGGATGCGAAAAGATGGATTCCAGCCTGACCATGTCACATTTCTTGCGATCATATCAGCTTGTGGCCATTCTGGTCGAGTTGAAGAAGGAAAGTACTACTTCAATTGCATGACTCAAGAATATGGGATTACGCCCCGAATGGAGCATTATGCATGCATGGTTGACTTGTTTGGGAGAGCTGGCCTTGTGGAAGAAGCATTTGGAGTGATTAAGAGTATGCCGATTGCTCCAGATGCAGGAATTTGGGGAACGTTGCTTGGGGCTTGTCGCTTACATGGCAATACTGAGCTTGCTGAAATGGCTTCTGAGCATCTGTTAGGCTTGGACCCGCAAAATTCTGGCTACTACATATTACAAGCAAATCTACATGCTAATGCGGGTAAATGGGATATGGTGTCTAAAATTCGTCATATGATGAAGGAAAGAGGAGTGCAGAAATTACCTGGTTACAGCTGGACTGAAGTTAACAATAGCACTCATATTTTTGGTGCTGCAGACACCAGTCACCCACAGTCTGCTCAGATATATCTTTTATTAGATAATCTTCTAATGGAGCTGCAAAATGAGGGTTATGTTCCTCAAATTAACCTTCAACAACAGCGTAAGTCTGTTAATTCTGATTAA